CACATTTGTGTGATTAGCTCACTTCCCTTACATCACTGTAATATTTCACATGaaaatttgtaatattttttaaaaatttaaattcaattaaCTCTTTTTTTAGCTTTTGTGTAATGTGTTGTCCCTATTGGTATaatattattagaaatataGTTGATTAACCAAGCAAAAGGACCAAAACTAATTACCTCAATTAGGggattaaatataatattttatttccctACATGAATAAATTTATACTCATTTTTAAAATTCACAAGAATAATAATTTACCTTTTATTCATATTTAAATTCTCATCAGAAGTAATCTTGATGAAAGTAATTGATAATCTCAATAATTTTATAAGAAAAATGTTTCTTTGGTCTTCTATGTTTTCTTCTTTACGATCTTATTCatctatattatcaaatttaagtCAGAGTCGTGTATTTTTcgatttttggtaattttaatatttttttataggaaCCGATGGTATGACACCATAAACGTTAGCGTcgtattattaaaaaaaaaagactaaaaGTGTCGAGACAAAAACAAATTTAGCGGACTAAAACTAAAATTAGCAATATAAATGACTAAAATCGTACACAATTAAGCAAACATAGAATGCATTTTACATTTTATTGTGAGTTAAacattgaaattattttttgttataaaaataattgtattgaattatattatatttggcaaaaacttgtgtgagacggtctcacaagtcatattttatgagacagatattttatttaagtcatccatgaaaaaatattattttttattgtaaatatcgatagagttAACCGAtcttacagataaaaattcgtgagaccgtctcacaatagacTTATTCATTGTATTTAAAATAACATAAGTAGTGTGTACACCGAGGGGGATTAAAGACAAAGACATCAAATCCGGCGAATGACTTAATATATATGGATGTGATTACTTATCCGCTGTTCAACTCCCAACCACTTAGGCACTTAATGAGATTatcaacagctgtgttaggatAATATTTATTATGATTTACATTatttgagatatatatatatataatattaattacatgtttgatttaataatttatattttcaatagattttttttatgaaagatGTCATGtgtattaattttgttaaattatAGATTTTCATAATATAAAGTTAGTTAATTTAATGGTATGTAAGGTgttttaatgttttaaaatgCAACATATCGAGTACATGTcggaaatatatcaaaataataataaagtttatttttgagataataTTGaagtttataatttttattgagtgggtctcacgtgagaccgtctcacggatcttaatctgtaagataagtcaactctaccgatattcacaataaaaagtaatactcctagcataaaaagtaataatttttcatggataacacaaataagagatccgtctcacaaatatgacccgtgagaccatctcatacaagtttttgctatttaatatttatatttatatttatttattttgcaaaaatagaaatgttttttttttagggGGAAAAAGAAGATACCTATGTAGCCATTATTTGTACGAAATCGACCACTATTTCACAAGTTGTCTATTCTAGAACAAATGACATTTGTGTTCAAAATCCTTCACACATTTATTTTATTGGTTACGGTTATAAGTCTCcaccatttttaaaatattgggtACATTTATTAGTTTTGATTTTAACGACATCTAATTATTTTCTGGCCCTTGGATCTGCCCGTGCAGACAGTGCCTGCACGGGCAGCATCGAATTTTCCGAATAAGTGATCACATGTCCGTCCACATGGCGCTATTGAGCTTTCGCTACGTATGCGCCATATGATGTCGTAAAAGAGTTTTTGTCACATGGACATGACTCACATGGATATTTCAAAGTGAGTTGTTCACGAAATCaaaacacacatacacacacatatatagcTTATATATGATgcacaaatatcatatatactCGTCGTAAACATATATGTGAAAATCGCCGAAATAACTTATTTATATCTAATAAATGGGACAAATATCATGTATATTCgtcataaacatacatgtgaaaATCGGTGAAATAACTTATCTATATCTAATAAATGGACGACGTCTCCGTAAGTCCTAAAAATAGTTGCTCTCTATGAATGTGGGGTGGGGTAGTTCTAAATTAAGAAAGAAGGGACAACTACTAATGTATCTCCATATTGACTTGAAAACGACGAAACAAGTATCTAGTTGTgggtaaaaataataaataaataaataataaggagAATGAATGTATTATTGTCGGTTTATTTGTGTTTTGATATTTTATGTTATTCAGTTTAAATTTTGATGATGTTTTTAATTTATGACAAATTTTCCATTAAAAATATTGATGTACCACTGCATATATCAGCACAATCTCGAAACTATGTAAGTGCAGCAGATTTGTCACCTCAATATCGCGTTtgaaaattattaaaacagcaaaaaaagaaaagaaaaagataacatattaagacttaaatttgataaataaaggATTAAAATAGCAGAGAAACACATATACATGGCTAATATTGTAGTACCCTGAATAAAATGAGAGTTGATATTCACACTCAATTTCTTGTTATTTGCATTCCGTTCAAGGGTGGAGCTAAAGGCTCCTGTATCCGGGCTTTAGCTCGGGtggcccaatttttttaaaaaaaattatatataacttttatataattttggaataatataatattagctCGAGTATatcaatttaatatattaaaaaattatagagtttaaaattttagtccGAGTGGAGCCATATTTCTGGCTCCGCCCTTAATCCTGTTTACGAATAAATTTGACACATATTTTACACGAAATGAAATGTATATAACACAAAATatttgatataaatatcaacttccgaataaaataatgctaataattaaaattttgtacgaCTTGTTTCACGTCCGATGCTCAAaggatataaatcaataattttcataaatttataaaataatgtgTTTTCTTGAAAATCATATTGTAAAATTTAGTGGCACCATGAACATAATAACttgataaaaaatataaaaataaattaaataatattgcaTACTTCTTATTCCACTTGTTTTATTTTTGTCTGACACTCAACtgtaaaattaattaaagtacAAAAGTGTAATTTCATATTCATTTGACTAACTCAATCAACTCATATATATGAATCTCCTTAAATATAtttcatttgaatttattaggaTCGGCGCAAtcgtacaaaaaaaaaaaattgaatgatTTTGCTAAAAATTATAGATTTCGACTTGGTAGCAAATGCTTGAtgttaatataattttaaatccATCGCAATAAGTTATTACTTTGTCAATTCacgattattttaagttgaatcGTCTTATAGAAGttgatttatattttgaatgaaaaattgtaatttcaatcttataaattaaaatttagttaTATTTTAATCATGTACTTCGTCGAAATTTGGTTTAAAACATTGTACATTAAATAATAGCGAGGAGAAGACAAAAATTGTATGAGACGGActtacgagtcgtattttatgagacgaatctcttattttcaaatattactttttatgttaagaatattattttttattgtgaatattgatagaGTTAAGCCAGTTTAATATATAAAAACTCGTTAGATCATCTCATAAAAAAACTTATTTGAATGAGAATCATGAACTCAATTGAACTGCTAGTTGTGGGGCACGTGTGGCCCACTGCCAGCTTTATGGAGTAAATGTTGTTGAAACGACAAGGCAACTTAACATGGCAGTGTTTGTATGTCAATATTGTGAGTAGGTGAAATGATATTATCTTCTATTTAGTTTTTTCCATTCTagaaagttttaaattttgtcAATTCGAATATTTTTCTATTAATAAAATACTCTCTTTCGAAGATTACTTTTAAACTATAATATTTGTCTTGAGGACATAACTGTGAGgatccgggctctaactcagttcttttcgggattaatcggatctttattcaaaaatacgagtcaaaattttgttttttaacaTTTACTCAAATGTGTATCAACAAGCACAAGGTCTGTAATTATTTCattacaacaaacataatatacatgtctcgTTTTATCCATATTCTACAAACCAGTCACTAAATACATTACATATCAAATGTACAAACTACTAGTGATCctctgcgcccgaagtcaccacgctaactcgatctcatctctgtcgtgacccagatcctgccccacctattgttatgcacacatacagacataacaaaaGTCGGAaattccggtgagaacaaatcccagtataaaacatgcatACATGctaatacataatcataaatcatgcatgaaaacaataacaatgggctccatagtctatgaaaccaatctatataagcatgcaattcaaatcaaatcatgtcttgactcgactctactctagggatcccggtgtaaataagacgtcactgtctgtcacttaccctcccaatcggggtaactgtacgtcttattcctagacttcggccctgtctgtatcgaatgtctacaatcggagtgaCTTTGATCCGGagcgtcgataccaccgaacgtctagtttggcaagtctgccaatgactctcctatctcaaatgcttgaatataaatttataaacaagacatcatcatatcaagagatttgaatataagtctataaacaaatcaaaatcatatcaaaagataaacaacaattctagtatgtgattttgttgggaaactcaaattgaatctcatttgagttgtgtcttccccaaacaaaacatgaattataccttcttgtcgTTGGAATAAATCGAAGTCCCGAAGTCGGTATCAAATCTgtcaatccaaatctgaaatgacataatCAATGttcattctatcaatctctaattcCAATCAACACATATACGAATCAGTAATCAATCTCGATActattcgacggcataacattgtagtttcaatatatccagcaacaCTAAACACATATATCAATTCCCCCAACTCATAATCAACAATGGTACAGATCTGATATCATGtcccagtcaattcaactctgaaattcataacaattctatacggtgttCGTTTTTCaatccgatttcgattatacgatgtctaacatgtcagaaacaccatatatgaatcatatctgattccttcaacaatcataatttcaagacatatcaaaaaaTTGTAAACTTACgtccacatatatatatatatatatatatatatatatatatatatatatatatatatccaattgCATGTGAAGCTACGTGTCACACTTTTCTTCAATCccggttggcgctcgggcggtattaAATTTCCGCTCGAGCGCtcactcggcgctcgggcggtcaagatctaccgcccgggcgcggaaggttctgcccgcACTTGTTAtgtactggcgctcgggcggtcactttctaccgctcgggcgccaatagttctgtccaaaacttgcaacatttatatgtttttcccaatctggtcttggaatggcccggctataatcacatcagttcataatcaataaatcataacaaattacgataatcaaattctcgggcattacaataaccGTACCTGCGTGTGTTCGATAGGGTCTGaagcaaaattttaaaaatgaattttcttGTTGATATAAATAATGCTAAAATTCAGTTAGCAAATAATAAATACAATAAATAGTACATAAATACACAAGAGCAATATATTACATAAAAAACAagtcaataaatatttgaaataattacaTAAATAATAATCGTCTATCTATTTAAGAGGgaaaatatatatcaaatttgtaTTATTCAGTTTTCAGATCATTTCTTTGTCAATCAACAATATAACTAGTTCATTTAGTATATTTTATGACATTTTTGATCGAAAATAAGTGTTTATTAACTTCAACTTCGATAAGTTTCTTTCTGTTTATGCAAATGTTACTAAGATaattaacaaaattttataGGGAATATAAGTATTTGAGAATAAATCATGcagttttgtcaaacacgtaACATCTTAAAAAAATGTCGAAGTTCTAAACAATACCTCATCAAGCTAGTTAAAGACTACCTCGCTAACTTCTTGAAACTCAACAAATGTCCCAAACTCTATTGATATTGTTTAAATTGTTCGAACCGTACTCGAATTTGATCAgttataaacaaaaaaaatattcaaattacttattttctttaatattgggctaaaaaatttatttcagtAGATcatcaactcaaaatatatatgttggacCCTCTCAAGGACCGGGCCCTGAGGTGGTGGCCTCTTTGACCTCATAAAAGATCCGCCCCTATCCAAgggttatctgagttgattgagTGTGTGATGTTTGGGTTGGCCAAGGTCTCAATTTTGAAATTTACTAAATTCTTCTTTACATGATCTACAAGTTTACTTGTTCTATTTGATTTGCAGATTATTGTACGTATTCCAAGTTTGCTTAATGCACACCAGAAAATCAAAGATTTGCAGGTTATTGCATGTAATTAATCATTCCATGTGGCATGATGCTTGCTACAATGCTAcatcaaattaataaattttattatttctttttaatgattttattttttgaaaaaataattttaagtttaaaatacctataataattttaagtttttatataaatataaacaaTTGTAACATTATCTATTTACCTTTTTAatgaattttataatttattagtctaccttatttaatttattgcaaaattaattattataagtaagttaattatttaaatgaatttattatACTATCCaaacaaattaaattattcagataaaattattaaaaataaaacatcgaTCGTTGCTCTCATTGTTTAATCTCAAATGGTCATAGAAAAAAGGGACAAAATCTCTACAATTTTTCCTAAATACATCTCAAAATGCTTTATAGTCTAACAAAATTATTGGCCTTGAAAAAAAGTTTTAAAGACTCTTCTTTTTGGTAGTAGAAAGCTTGCTTAGCATCCATTGCTTTCAGTTCGAATATATCAATGTCGAgtgaaaatattacttttttatgttaaaagtatttGTAAAATCTTAGGAATTATTTTTTTTcgacagatattttatttatatcatctatgaaaagaattatttttttatgccaaattattattattgaaaatatgaacaagattgatCCATCTACTAATAAagatatgtgagaccgtctcatgaaAAACATGCTCAAAATTATGTTAGTTAATTCAATATGATTTTGATTACTTTTGTCAGTAAATTGATTTTTTCAATAGAATTTACTTTTATTGGATTCAATTTTACATtagatatttttaatattaatatatttgcAAATGTTTGTCTGAAAATTGTTTCTTCAATCTCATATTTTGACGTAGCTAATATCAAATcattgtattttaaaataatttaattaatttcgtCATTGATGAGGATTGTTATTGAAATGCCGAAAAAGGGCTTTGACTGGTCAATTGCCAGCATGTCGCCATCACTGGCATGACTCCAAATAGCGAACTCCCGTCGACCCACACGTGTCGTCCTCTCATTGACATACGGTTCCTTCccttgattattttatttaaacctCGTAATTTTTTCACGACTCTTGTAGATTCTTCAGTCGCCACTCGCCAGTGCCCTTTCCAGGAACACAATTTTCTCAACCCAAGATCCAAAGAGGTATGTTCCTCTTTTTATGCTTATCTATTTTATTATAGTTGATTTGGATTTATGTTGTGAGTTTCTCGTCGATTGTCTGTTTCGGATACGAGGATTTGAACTTTCTCTCCATGATATGTTTTGTGCTGATGCTTTTGCCGTATTTATGTTGTTTATTGGTTTATTAGAGTTTAAAGGAACAAAATTTAAGGGGTATTGTGAATTTGGCggtgatttggatttgtttcatcgaatgattttattttattttgttgggTAATAATCTGGAAAAAGGTGGTGGAGCTTTTTTAAGAAATGAAGTATGTGTGCAAAGAAAGTATTTTTGGATTATATATTATTGTAGCCttaaatatttatgtaaattgaGGCATTTTAAAATCATGGTTATAACTTATACCTTTGCCTCCTTGGGGGGTTTGTCTACACATTGTGATAAGCACTGTTTTGGGGTTTGGAATATTACATTGTGGGTTGAACCTGAAATTTACCAATGGTTAACTTTTTACCAGTATTTTATGACATAAAGCATGAACCAACTTCTTAACGCTTAACTATCCATAAGATCGCCTTGGAACTgttcttttttatttataatttataatgtTACACTTCCTGGAATTTGCACAGGTTTGAATTCAATTTATCACGCAAAACATGTCTCCAGCTGATTCATCGCGCGAGGAAAATGTGTACATGGCCAAGTTGGCCGAACAAGCGGAGCGGTATGAGGAAATGGTCGAGTTCATGGAGAAGGTTACAAGGACAGCCGGCACCGATGAGCTGACTGTGGAAGAAAGAAACCTCCTCTCTGTGGCATACAAGAATGTGATTGGTGCCAGGAGGGCTTCACGGAGGATAATCTCTTCCATTGAGCAGAAGGAAGAGAGTCGGGGAAATGAGGATCATGTGAATACCATTAAAGAATACCGGGGTAAGATTGAGGCAGAACTCAGCAAAATTTGTGATGGAATTTTGAACCTTCTCGAGACCCATCTCGTTCCTGCTGCTGGTTCTGCTGAATCCAAggtgttttatttaaaaatgaagGGTGATTATCATCGGTATTTGGCTGAGTTCAAGACTGGGACCgagagaaaagaagctgctgaGAGTACTCTGCTGGCCTACAAATCTGCTCAGGCTAGTAGCATTAATACGCTGATGGCTTTGTGCTTATGGAGTTTTTTGTGACGACGCCTTTTGAGTTCTCTTTTTCCCTTTGTCGTACAGGATATTGCATTGGCTGAATTGGCTCCCACTCACCCAATCAGACTTGGACTTGCACTTAACTTCTCCGTTTTCTATTATGAAATCCTTACTAAACCAGATCGCGCCTGCAACCTTGCTAAACAGGTAATCAAGATAGTCTCTGTTCCCTACCATTCTTTTTCTGGCTTATAGAAGATGATTGATCCTAATTCTCGCAGCATAGAGGAAAAATACTGTCTATTATTAGAGATTCATCGAGGAAATGGTTGCCTACAAGGCATATCCAATGCTACTTTTAATGGATAAAACAGTTGAATTGGAGCTTATGGTCCCATTCACTATTTTTCTCCCCTTTTCTTTCTGCATTGTGTTGAAATTTGATCCTTCTTGGATTTATCATGTGTAACTTGAAAAGTTTTATTTTAATTGGCTATTGAGCATTTTTAAAAATTGTATGGTTTTATTTTCCCCCTAAtttctaattcatatcaattaTGCCATCCTCGTGTTGTTTTTTGCTCGATATGATACTGCCATTATTAATTTAAACCCAACGATTCAGTGTTAAAAATATCTAATGATTCCGAACTTCGTAGTGGCTGTTTTGATTTCATAACCTTTACCATAATGTCCAATAGTTTCTTTTGAAGTTTGATCTAATTGACTCTATAGTCGCTTCTACTAGATAATACTGTTTTTCGCGAAAGAAATATTATAAGCGTGTAAACAGTATTTTCCCATCAgtttctttcttgttttcttgTTTTATTGTGGTTGTTCAACTGTGTTCCTTCTGTTTCCATTGAAGACCAATTGCATGTCCATTTTATTGTTCACTGATGGATATTGTGATCCTCTTTTTCAGGCTTTTGATGAAGCTATTGCCGAACTAGATACATTGGGTGAGGAATCATACAAGGACAGCACATTGATCATGCAACTTCTGCGAGACAATCTAACTCTTTGGACTTCTGATATCACGGTATCTCCCTCACCTTTAAATATCGTGTGTTGTATATTTATtttccatataatgctttgcAATCTCTTTCTAGATACAGTGAATCCTCTATGGATTGTTAAACCACTTTATGCACACGTGTATTACGGACTGGGGCTGAAAATCCATCCTTATTCATACCATTTGATACCCTTATCTTATAAATTTATTACTTGCTGCATGTTCATGAATCAGTGTGTTTATTTTATTGGGTTTTAGGATGATGCTGGGGATGAGATCAATGAAGCTTCGAAACGGGAATCTGGTGATGGTCAACGGTGAGGAGTTTGTATCGTAGATTTGGGCTCTTCTTTTTCTTGTTCTAGCTTAGAATTCGTTCTGTTGTAGTGAGACCTGATGGACATGGTTTGCAAAGTATTGTTGGTTCTTATGGTTTGAATCTTGATTGGAAAATATGGTTGCTGATTGTTGATTAATGTTTTATGTCCATGAGCTGTGATATGTTCGAATGTTGCTTTTGTTTTGTTTGCCTCTTGTAATCTAAGTTGGCTG
This Primulina eburnea isolate SZY01 chromosome 2, ASM2296580v1, whole genome shotgun sequence DNA region includes the following protein-coding sequences:
- the LOC140823645 gene encoding 14-3-3 protein 4-like; protein product: MSPADSSREENVYMAKLAEQAERYEEMVEFMEKVTRTAGTDELTVEERNLLSVAYKNVIGARRASRRIISSIEQKEESRGNEDHVNTIKEYRGKIEAELSKICDGILNLLETHLVPAAGSAESKVFYLKMKGDYHRYLAEFKTGTERKEAAESTLLAYKSAQDIALAELAPTHPIRLGLALNFSVFYYEILTKPDRACNLAKQAFDEAIAELDTLGEESYKDSTLIMQLLRDNLTLWTSDITDDAGDEINEASKRESGDGQR